The genomic stretch ATTCCAAGACCGCCTGTAGGAGGAAGTCCGTATTCTAAGGCATTGATATAGTCCAAATCCATATCCATAGTTTCATCTTCGCCTCTTGCTTTAGCTTTTAGCTGTTCTTCAAAACGTTCTTTTTGATCCACTGGATCATTAAGTTCGCTGAAACCATTAGACAACTCCATTCCTCCTATAAATAGTTCATATCTTTCTGTGATATCTGGATTGTCAGGATATGATTTTGAAAGAGGAGAAACTGCTTTAGGATAATTAATAACAAATGTAGGCTGTATTAATTTTTCTTCAACTCTGTCTTCAAATACAGCAACCATAACTTCCCATTTTGTAGGTTTAGTTTTTGAAGTATCTATTTCTACACCTATTGATTTTGCTTTTTCTATTGCTTCATCATCTGACTCTATTGCATTAAAATCAAGTCCAGAATGTTCTTTAACCAAATCTACCATAGGAACTCTTGCAAATGGAGGCTTAAAGTTAATCTCATAATCTTTATACACCGAAGTATATTTTCCATTTAGTTTATAGCATACTTTAGAAAAAACATCTTCTACCAATTCCATAACCTTATAAAAGTTGGCATATGCCATATACGCTTCCATCATAGTGAACTCTGGATTATGTCTTGTAGATATTCCCTCATTGCGGAAATTTCTATTAAGTTCAAATACTCTGTCAAAACCGCCTACTACTAATCTTTTTAAATAAAGCTCTGGTGCTATTCTAAGATAAAGAGTCATATCCAAAGTATTATGATGCGTAACAAAAGGTTTTGCCTTAGCTCCGCCTATAAGAGGATGCATCATAGGAGTTTCTACTTCTAAAAAATTATGCTCTATCATTACTTCTCTTATGGCTGATATCATTTTTGAACGTTTGATAAATGCTTCTTTTACATCATCATTCATTATCAAATCAACATATCTTTGTCTGTAGCGAAGTTCTGTATCTGTAAGTCCATGAAATTTTTCTGGAAGAGGATTAAGAGATTTAGTAAGAAGTTTTAATTCGCTTGCATATACTGTTATCTCTCCAGTTTTAGTTTTAAAAACTGTACCTTTAATGCCTACTATATCGCCTATATCTATTAACTTTTTAAATACTGTATTATAAAACTCATCGCCTACCTTATCTCTTTGTATATAAGCCTGAATAGTACCCTGAGAATCTTTTATAGTTAAAAATGAAGATTTACCCATTACTCTGTAAAGCATAATTCTTCCAGCAATGGATACCTCTGTCTGATTCTTTTCTAATTCATCAAATTTTTCTGCTATATCATGAGACTTATAAGTTACATCATAGCTGTTTGGAAAAGGATTAATACCCATATTCCTTAATGTGTTTAATTTCTCTTTTCTGTTTTCTTTTTCTGCACTAGTATTTTTTTCATTTTGCGTATTTTCAGAATTATTTTGATTTTCTGACATTAAATTATCCCTCTCAAATTATTTGTTATTTGTAATGAAAATAACATTAAAAATGTTCTATAACTATATATTAAAAATAAAAAAAATTCTATAGAAAAAATCCTAAAATATATAATGATTTTTTTTAGTTTTTTATTCAAGTATTACATCAGCACTCCATACATAACGGTACTTCCTTCAATGAGGACTGACAGACATCATAAAAGAACTATGGTTTCCAAAGGACATAGAGATTCGGGCTGTTACTGCTTTATATCCGCAGGCGTAATTCCCGAAAGAGGATAGCATCACAAAAGAAGTGGAAGTTATGCAGGGCTAGCCACTGAAAATAACAAAAATATAAAAACTAATTTTTGATAAACTATATTTGTTTATATATATACTAAAATTAATATAAATGGAGAGGAATTACCCTCCCCATCAATACAGAAGAAAATAAAAAGTTTTATTATTTACTGAAAGTTACACTGCCGCTTTCGCCTTTTCCTTCTGGTACAGTAATAGTTACTTTACAATTAACAGTTTCATTATCTTTAGTAAAATTAAGACTAACATTAACTTTATAATTATCATAAGTACCAGAGCCTGAGCCATCTGTAGGAGGTATATACACTTGTTTTTCAGTTTCAAAACTGTAATCATAAGATTGTTTTTCAGATGTTAAATCCCAAGGTATTAATTCTCCATATACACCATTTAATGATGCTAATACTCCTGCGGCATCTGAAGCAATACTAAAAGATACAGATCCTTCTGAGCCAACAGACATAGTTGATGAACCGTTTTTGTATGTACCTATTAAATTTGTTGTTCTTACTTTTGAACAAGCTGTTGAAAATAAAGTTAAAGCTGTTAAAACTAAAACCATTTGTAAAATTTTTTTCATTTTGTTTTACTCCTATTTGTTTTTTTATTAATAAAAAGTTATATCTCGAGCTATAACCAATTATTTGAGAAATTAATTTTTTTGAATGCAATACCAAAAGATGTATTGCTTTATATGATATAAAAAAAATATAAAAATATTTATTTATGAATAATAAAGAAATAACAAATAAATTATTGTTAGTTACTGTAGACTGTAGACTGTAGACTGTAGACTGTAGACTTGTCTTTAATATAAGAAATTACTTTTAATATCATAGTAAATGAATTATACATTATACAATTAAAATGTCAATTAAATTTATATATAAATCATTAAAATATTGCATATTAGTATTAACTATATATATTCTATTCTATATAAGCATTTCTAAAATCATACACAGAAAATATATCGTATTTTACACCATGCAGTTTTTTGCTTTGCATAACAGTAGCCTTATCATAATATATTGGTATTATAGCCATATCCTCTTCTATAAGTATGCGTTCTGCATCATATGCTGCTTTTATTCTTATATCTTCGTTAGCATTAGTCATAGCAATATCAACTAAATAATCATAAACTGCATTAGTATATCCGCCGTCATTACCAAGTCCGTCAAGCTGAAAAAGTCTTAAATAACCAGCAGCCTGATTATAGGCTACACTAGTACCAGCCTTAATCATTTGAAAACTTCCGTCTTTTATTGACTGCAAATATGATGTGGGCTCTTCATATCTTAATTTTAAATCTATACCTAAATTATTTTTATACATGTTTTGAATAGCTTCTGCAGCAAATAAAGATGACGGATTAGTAGTTGTTATTAATTCTATAATAGGGAATTTTTTTATATCGCTGTATCCTGCATCTGCAAGAAGTTTTTTAGCCTCTTCAATATTTTTCTGATAATCACTTTCTTTTAGAGAAATATATTCTGGTGCATGCTCTCTAAAATAATTAGTTCCTATTTTTACATTTATAGGCACAAATCCGTCAGCAGCAACTCTGCCGCCGCCTAAAACATTATTGACTATATAGTTTCTGTCTATTCCAAGTGCCAATGCTTTTCTTACCAAAGGATTATTAAAAGGTTTTCGTTTCAAGTTTACCATATAGTAGGCAATAGATGTTATATCTGCCTCTCTTCCTATACCCTGCTCTATTAAAGAAGCTCTTTCATTTTCTGGAGCCTCTGGATAAAATAATATACTGTCTGCATAAATTGCCGCAACAGCAGTATTCACATCTTCCAAAAACTCAAAAGTAATTTTTTGAGCCTTTACATTATCTCTATCCCAATAATAAGGGTTTTTCTCCATCACTATTTTTACAGCCTCATCATATTCTGTTATTATATAAGGTCCGTTTCCGATATAATGATCTTTACTCAAAGCCCAATCCTCTCCGTAAGTTTCTATAATATCACTTCTCACAGGCGAAGCAATATCACTAGCCATAGCCTCTTCAAAATATGGAAGCGGTATATCAAGTTCTATCTTCAAAGTATAATCATCTAATGCATATACTCCGAGCTCTTCTAAACTCTTTTCTCCTTTCATTATACTCTGAGCATTCTTTATTATATCAAAACCTAAAGAAAACGGAGAAGCAACTTTCGGGTCTATTAATCTTCTTAATGTATAAACAAAATCATTTGCTGTAACTTCTTTGCCGTCCGACCATTTTGCATTATCTCTTAAATAAAATATATAAACAGTATTATTGCTCATAGCCTCCCAGCTTTCAGCAAGTGCAGGAATTATAGTGCCGTCTTCATCTCTTTGAGTTAATGTTTCAAAAGTATGTGTTATGTAAACTGCTGTATTTATGCCTTTAGCAAATGCTGGGTCTAAACTGCTTGGCATTCCTCCTACAGAAACTACTATACCATCATTAGATGTTTTATTATTAGCAGAACATGAAAATAAAAATATACTAGCAATAAAAATTATTATAAAAATATTCTTCTTCATAAATATTTATTCTCTTTTTTTATCAATATATATTTAATGATAAGTCAATATATAATTATGTCAACTATATTATGTTAATAAATAATATATAATTAAAAATAATGAATTTTAATAGATTTAAATTTACTTTAATCCCCGCCCTTTATAGTTTATAAGTCAATTAAAAATCAAAGCATATTTATTTTTTTATATCTATTTATAAAAAGCACACCCGCCCAAATTTTATTTAACTTATAAAAACATAATTAACGCACGGTTAGCGGCATTATATTTATATAAAAAATTATGTTATTTTAATGTGTACATAATTTTTAGTCTATATAACGTGCGTTGTGTAAGTGAAAAATATAAATAAAACCAATGTTTTTTGAATGCATTCTTATTAAAACTTCTATTCAATAATACCTAAAATATATTTTGAATCTACATAATCACAAAGCCAAACCTTATTTTCTGATAAATAAAACTTAATACCGTCTTCATACATCTGTTTAGCATTAATCTTTATTATAGCAGGTTTTCCATGACGCTCTCCAACTTTTTTGGCAATATCTTCTGTTAATGATAAATGGACATGAAGTCTTTTCATTTTTTTAATACCTTCTTTTTTTATGCTGTCTATATTATTAATTGAAGTTCCATGAAATAAAATATCTGGAGGTTCTTTTTCTTCAAACTCTAAATCTACATCTATACTATGTCCTTGATTCGCCCTTATTAAAGTATGATTTTCATTAAAACTAAATCTCTTTTTATCATTATAAAGCACCACTCTATCAAGTATATCTTTATCAATATTTTTTCCTTTTGATTTTATTTTCTCTATTAGTTCATAAACATTAGCCCATCCGTCTTTTGATAATTTAAGACCTATATACTCCGGTCTGTGCCTCAATACCATACTTATGAACTTACTAATTTTTACTTCTTCTTTAGTTAATTTATCATTATTTAATCTATCATTTATCATCTTTATTCCTAAACTTTAATAAATAAAAAATAATATCATTTGGAAATTATTTCAACTATATTAATTATAACTTGTAAAAAAATTATTTTGTTTTAATATATATCACAAATATTTTTAAGGATTGTATTATGGCTGTTATAGGTTTATCCGGAAATCTCTTATATGAAAATAGTTCTATACCAAAAGCATTTGTTAATCGTTCATATGTTGATTCTGTTATAAGGTCAAAAGGAGTGCCTTTTTTAATGCCTATTACAGAAGACGAAGAAATAATAAAGAAAATGGCTGAAAATGTTGACGGTATTATAATGACTGGAGGTGTTGATGTTCACCCTTTTAGATTTAATGAAGAGCCTATAGAAAAAATCGGTACTATATCTGCTGAAAGAGATGACTTTGATTTTAAATTGATGAAATATGCTGCTGAAATGAATAAACCAATACTTGGAATATGCAGAGGAATACAGGTTATAAATGTATATTTTGGAGGCACTTTAATACAGGATATACCTGCTCAAAGAAATACAAATATACTTCATAGCCAAACTGCAGAATATCATGTAGCCACACATAAAATACAAATAGTGAAAGATAGTATTATTTATGATATGCTTGGTGAGAGTTCAGAGGTTAATAGCTTTCATCATCAGGCTATAGATAAATTAGCTAAAGATTTTAAAGTTACAGCTGCTTCAAAGGACGGAATAGTTGAAGCTATAGAATACAAGAAAAAAGATTCTTTTATTTTAGGAGTACAATGGCACCCAGAATTAATGAGTGCTAAAAGTGTAAAAATGCAGAATATTTTTGATATGTTTGTAGAAGTATGCAGGTCAAGAAAATAATCATAAAAAATAATTTTTATATTAGACTTATTTAAAAACTAATTTTATTTATAATTGTTGGGACTAGCCAACCGCTCTGCGTGCATTCAGCAGCGAAAGGTTATATTTCAGCTAAATTTAATAATTTATTATACATGTAAAACATGGTTATTACTATTTAGTATTATTTTTAAATTTGCACTTTCGCGAAGCGTGCCTTTGGCAGCAACTTTGACAAAGTCCAATGTGGTGTGCTGCGAGCCTCGCCAAAAGTTGAGTAAAAAATTGACAAACTTAAAAATTTTTAGTATTAAAAAATTATTAACTAAATTAATTAATAAGATTCTTTACTTCGTCCCAGCTTAATTTATTTATGTCTCCCATAGAGTCACCTACAACAGTATCAATTAGTACTCGCTTTTTATTTTGAAGTTCTAATATTTTCTCTTCTATAGTGCCTCTTGTTATGAGCTTATAATTAGTTACAACGCGTTTTTGTCCTATTCTGTACGCTCTGTCAGTAGCTTGATCTTCAACAGCTGGATTCCACCATAAATCATAATGCATTACAGTATCCGCCTGAGTTAAAGTAAGTCCAGTACCTGCTGCTTTTAAGCTTAGTAAAAATACAGGTGCCTCTCCTGCATTAAATCTGTGAACTAAATCCATTCTGTCTTTTGTAGCACCGTCCAAATAAAAATAATCTATTCCCAATTTCTTGAAAGCACTACGCATAAGATTAAGCATTCTAGTAAATGAGCTAAATACCAATACACTATGTCCGCCTGAAATAGCCTCTCTTATCATCTCTATAAACATGTTAAACTTACCGCTTGTATGACTCTCCCCTCTCAAATCATCATGCATAAGTCTAGGGTGGCAGCAAACTTGTCTTAACCTTGTTAATGCTGAAAATATCTCTATATGAGACTGAGCAAAACCTTTACGTTTAACTGTTTCAAATATTTCTATTCTAGCAGCTTCAAGTATAGACATATAAAGTTCTTTTTGATCTTTTGTCAAATCGCAGTAGCTTACAACAGTATGTTTAGGAGGCAAATCTGTAAGTACATCAGTTTTTAATCTTCTTAATATAAAAGGAGCTATTCTTGTCTTTAAATTATCCAAAGCCTCGCTTGAACTATCTAATCCTGCAAGTATAGGAGCTTCATAATCTTCAACAAAATCTTTATGCTTACCCAAAAATCCCGGCATAAGAAAATCAAACATAGACCACATCTCGCTTATACTGTTTTCTATAGGCGTACCGCTTAGAGCAAGTCTTTTTAATGATTTTAAACTTTTAACCATTTTTGCATTCTGAGTATTAGCATTTTTTATATGCTGTGCCTCATCTAGTATAAGATAATTAAACTCATTTTCACTAAGTGCCTTTACATCGCGTCTTAATGTAGAATATGATATTACAGCAACATCATAATTGCTGACTGCTTTAATCTTTTTCATTCTAGTTTTTAAATTTCCTGATAATACTATTACTTCAAGAGAAGGAGCAAATTTTTTAATCTCGCATTCCCAATTAGCAACGCATGAAGTAGGAGCAACAACCAAAGAAGTAAGTTTATTGCCGTTTTCTTTTTCTTTTAGTATTGTAGCTATAGTCTGAAAACTTTTTCCAAGCCCCATATCGTCAGCAAGTATACCGTTTAATGACATATCAGCCAATTTTCTAAGCCATTTATACCCTACTAATTGATAGCTCCTGAAATCTCCTACTATAGTTTTTGGAGGTGTTTCGTCATAATCTACCCTTTTTATATTCGCTATTGTGTCTATTGCATTATCGTCCAAGTCAAGCTCTATTCCGCTGTGTTTTTCAAGCATATCGGCAAAATAAGGAGCACTAAACATAGGAAGCAAGTATCTGTTATCCTCTTTTTGCTCTATAGGATTTTCTTTAAACATCTTTGCAATATAATCTATTACTTCCAAATCTATAGGTACAAATGAACCATTTTGAAGTCTTATATATTCTTTATTTTCTACTTTTACAGCCCTTACAATATCTGATAAATCATGAAGCTCTTTAACACCTTCAAAAGAAAAATTAATCTCAAAGAAGTTAATATCTTTAGTTAAAGAAACTCTCATTTTAAGAGGCTTAACATTCAATTTTAATGATTTGAAAGATTCGCTGTAATAACAAGTCCAGCCTCTATCCTGAAGTGCCGGAAGTATTTTGTAGCATAAATAAAATATCTTCTCATCATCTGAAGTAGCAAAAGTATAATCTCCTACCTTTTCCAAATATTTTGATAATGTTCTGCAGAAATATTCTTCTTTTTCAGTATCTCTGTAAATCTCTGTAACTTCATTATCAAACATATTACTGCTTGTAAACTTACCAGAATAAGGGTCAACAGTAAAAGAACCGTATTTAAATTTAATAGTTGAAAATACATTAGTGCCGTCATAATCCAAAAATACCAATGCTTGAGCTGGAAAAGCTAATATATCATTTTCTCTAATATCTTCTGGAAGTTCTATATCATCAAAGTCTTTTTTAAGATTAGGAAGTACTCTTGAACAGAAATCTTTTATATAATCTTTTTTTACTATTATGCTGTCTTTAAAAATATTCTTTTTTATTTTAGGGTATGACGGATTAGTTTCATAAAAAATATCTTTATAAAGTATAAAATCACAGTTCTCCCCAAATGTATATACTCTATTTAAATCAACATCTTTGATGCTCAAATTAAGCACTAAATCTTTTTCTTCGTTATAATAGCTTTCTAAATGTAAGTTTAAAATTTCATCGCTGAATGTTATAACTCTACTCTCAAGCCTTATATTTGGAACATCTTTTAATAATAGCAAACATTGATATGCATTATAGTCCTTAAACCATAATTTGCCGTTTTCCTGTATTTGTTTAGCCTCAGCATACAAATTATTTAAAAATCTTATTAATTTAGCCTCTGATTTACTAAAATCTTCAAGCTCTATAGTTTTTTCAATATCTTCTATGCTTTGTTTATCGCCTATAACACATGAAAATAAGAAACTCTCAAGCTCCCCTACTCTGTACTCTTTTTTATTTTCTAAGTCTATTAATTTTAAAGAAAGCCCTAATGTTCTTTCGTTATTGTTATCCCCCCTTAAAGATAAAAGAACCGAAAGGCTGTAATATTCTCTATAAAGATTATCTCTGTAATTATCCATTAAAGGAGATCTGGTATAATAAAGCCAATTCTTACGCGAAGGATCTATTATTTGAGCGGATTCCTCTTTTTTATTTCTATCTATTCTCTTATTATCGCTTTCTGTGATAACAACACTGTTTGCTATAGTTTTGATAGAAGCCTTTGCAAGCTCATCATTTTCTTTTGCATTTGCATTAAGATTTAAAAAAGGATTATCATTTTCCTTAATTTTCTTTTTAGACTTACCCCTAGTGTTCATTCCCATAACCTTACTATATTTTTACACATCATTTTTAATGGCTTTTATGATAATAGAATTATTAATAAAAGTCAATATTTTTAATGTATAAAAAAACATGATTTTTGTAAATATGTAAAAAGCAATAGTTTAAAATATATTATGATAACTAAATTATGTTAATTAAAGAGAAAAATAGTATTTTTATACATTATTTTTTGATGCCATAAATGATAAATACTTTTTGGCATCATTATAGCCCTGCTCTATTCTTCTTGAAGCACCTTCAGGAGAGAAATCCAAAACCCCATTAAAAAAGTTCCCCAAGTTTTTCGAAGGATATATTTCATACACATTAATATTATCTTTTT from Brachyspira murdochii DSM 12563 encodes the following:
- the lysS gene encoding lysine--tRNA ligase, producing the protein MSENQNNSENTQNEKNTSAEKENRKEKLNTLRNMGINPFPNSYDVTYKSHDIAEKFDELEKNQTEVSIAGRIMLYRVMGKSSFLTIKDSQGTIQAYIQRDKVGDEFYNTVFKKLIDIGDIVGIKGTVFKTKTGEITVYASELKLLTKSLNPLPEKFHGLTDTELRYRQRYVDLIMNDDVKEAFIKRSKMISAIREVMIEHNFLEVETPMMHPLIGGAKAKPFVTHHNTLDMTLYLRIAPELYLKRLVVGGFDRVFELNRNFRNEGISTRHNPEFTMMEAYMAYANFYKVMELVEDVFSKVCYKLNGKYTSVYKDYEINFKPPFARVPMVDLVKEHSGLDFNAIESDDEAIEKAKSIGVEIDTSKTKPTKWEVMVAVFEDRVEEKLIQPTFVINYPKAVSPLSKSYPDNPDITERYELFIGGMELSNGFSELNDPVDQKERFEEQLKAKARGEDETMDMDLDYINALEYGLPPTGGLGIGIDRMAILFLNAASIRDTILFPQMRKSDQ
- a CDS encoding peptide ABC transporter substrate-binding protein: MKKNIFIIIFIASIFLFSCSANNKTSNDGIVVSVGGMPSSLDPAFAKGINTAVYITHTFETLTQRDEDGTIIPALAESWEAMSNNTVYIFYLRDNAKWSDGKEVTANDFVYTLRRLIDPKVASPFSLGFDIIKNAQSIMKGEKSLEELGVYALDDYTLKIELDIPLPYFEEAMASDIASPVRSDIIETYGEDWALSKDHYIGNGPYIITEYDEAVKIVMEKNPYYWDRDNVKAQKITFEFLEDVNTAVAAIYADSILFYPEAPENERASLIEQGIGREADITSIAYYMVNLKRKPFNNPLVRKALALGIDRNYIVNNVLGGGRVAADGFVPINVKIGTNYFREHAPEYISLKESDYQKNIEEAKKLLADAGYSDIKKFPIIELITTTNPSSLFAAEAIQNMYKNNLGIDLKLRYEEPTSYLQSIKDGSFQMIKAGTSVAYNQAAGYLRLFQLDGLGNDGGYTNAVYDYLVDIAMTNANEDIRIKAAYDAERILIEEDMAIIPIYYDKATVMQSKKLHGVKYDIFSVYDFRNAYIE
- a CDS encoding RNA 2'-phosphotransferase; translated protein: MINDRLNNDKLTKEEVKISKFISMVLRHRPEYIGLKLSKDGWANVYELIEKIKSKGKNIDKDILDRVVLYNDKKRFSFNENHTLIRANQGHSIDVDLEFEEKEPPDILFHGTSINNIDSIKKEGIKKMKRLHVHLSLTEDIAKKVGERHGKPAIIKINAKQMYEDGIKFYLSENKVWLCDYVDSKYILGIIE
- a CDS encoding gamma-glutamyl-gamma-aminobutyrate hydrolase family protein, yielding MAVIGLSGNLLYENSSIPKAFVNRSYVDSVIRSKGVPFLMPITEDEEIIKKMAENVDGIIMTGGVDVHPFRFNEEPIEKIGTISAERDDFDFKLMKYAAEMNKPILGICRGIQVINVYFGGTLIQDIPAQRNTNILHSQTAEYHVATHKIQIVKDSIIYDMLGESSEVNSFHHQAIDKLAKDFKVTAASKDGIVEAIEYKKKDSFILGVQWHPELMSAKSVKMQNIFDMFVEVCRSRK
- a CDS encoding DEAD/DEAH box helicase, which gives rise to MNTRGKSKKKIKENDNPFLNLNANAKENDELAKASIKTIANSVVITESDNKRIDRNKKEESAQIIDPSRKNWLYYTRSPLMDNYRDNLYREYYSLSVLLSLRGDNNNERTLGLSLKLIDLENKKEYRVGELESFLFSCVIGDKQSIEDIEKTIELEDFSKSEAKLIRFLNNLYAEAKQIQENGKLWFKDYNAYQCLLLLKDVPNIRLESRVITFSDEILNLHLESYYNEEKDLVLNLSIKDVDLNRVYTFGENCDFILYKDIFYETNPSYPKIKKNIFKDSIIVKKDYIKDFCSRVLPNLKKDFDDIELPEDIRENDILAFPAQALVFLDYDGTNVFSTIKFKYGSFTVDPYSGKFTSSNMFDNEVTEIYRDTEKEEYFCRTLSKYLEKVGDYTFATSDDEKIFYLCYKILPALQDRGWTCYYSESFKSLKLNVKPLKMRVSLTKDINFFEINFSFEGVKELHDLSDIVRAVKVENKEYIRLQNGSFVPIDLEVIDYIAKMFKENPIEQKEDNRYLLPMFSAPYFADMLEKHSGIELDLDDNAIDTIANIKRVDYDETPPKTIVGDFRSYQLVGYKWLRKLADMSLNGILADDMGLGKSFQTIATILKEKENGNKLTSLVVAPTSCVANWECEIKKFAPSLEVIVLSGNLKTRMKKIKAVSNYDVAVISYSTLRRDVKALSENEFNYLILDEAQHIKNANTQNAKMVKSLKSLKRLALSGTPIENSISEMWSMFDFLMPGFLGKHKDFVEDYEAPILAGLDSSSEALDNLKTRIAPFILRRLKTDVLTDLPPKHTVVSYCDLTKDQKELYMSILEAARIEIFETVKRKGFAQSHIEIFSALTRLRQVCCHPRLMHDDLRGESHTSGKFNMFIEMIREAISGGHSVLVFSSFTRMLNLMRSAFKKLGIDYFYLDGATKDRMDLVHRFNAGEAPVFLLSLKAAGTGLTLTQADTVMHYDLWWNPAVEDQATDRAYRIGQKRVVTNYKLITRGTIEEKILELQNKKRVLIDTVVGDSMGDINKLSWDEVKNLIN